The Methanosarcina barkeri str. Wiesmoor DNA segment ATCGATCTGACATTAATGAACAATCTAATTATACTCAAAAAATAACTAAATATATGGATTTAGATAATAGTTTTTAGCTTCGTGGATAACATAAATATAAAAATAAGTGATTATCCGTTTTTGAACCATTGAAATTAAAGTCTCTTTTGCACCTAAAGTCAAAGACGACGTTCTGACATGTGTAGAAAAACATGAAAAACTGAGTTCTGCTACAAAAAATCTGGTTATTTTACAAAATTAGAGAGTAACTTTACAATTAGAAAAGTTAATCACTCTTATCATCGAGCCTATCCCAAAACCAATTTTACCCTCAAATTTAAAACTTCAAAACTATTTTTGTGATCAGAAATTCCACATTTACTAAGCATGCCAGCAAAGTTTGAGAATTAGTTTCTTTCAACCATTTATTGGCAGGTTTTACTTCATAGACTAAAATTCGTTGTAAGTCAAACCGTGAGATGGATTTATTGTATTGCTCATAAGTTTTTATTTTCTGTTCTAAAGCCCAATTATAGAGGTCATCCCAAAACTTGAAATTTGCTTCTTGGACCTTGTATTTTGAATAATCAATCAAGCTCATGATCATGAAAATAATTCTGAGAATTCCCAATGATTAAGAGTAAAGTGGCTTTTGGGATAGGCTCATAGACAAATCTACAAGCTCCAAAATGAGCTTTAATAAGTCGTTTCTGATCTTTGCTGGGGTAGACTCGGTATAGGCTCGGTATAGACTGTTAACATCCGAGAGTAATAGGGTTTAAAAAAGAAATAATTTTGTTAAAGAATATTCTTTGAAGTTGACGGCTTTCATCCCCCACCTACCACCTGCCAGTTCTCACCGGAAGCTGGCGAGGAAGAGGATTTCAAGCATTAGAGTTAAAGTGCGAGAAGAAAATTTTTGCAACACAACACTTTCATTTGTTTGTGCCTGTTTTGCAAGAATTTCATGCTCGTTTGGAAGGAATAAGGTCTTTAAATTTTGGGGTTGCAGGAAGGGGAAACTGCAGGAGCGACTTTGGGAGCACCTCTGCCCACAGGGACGCTGAACACGCTATTAAGTCTTGAGAACTGCTGTGCAAGCATTGCACACTCCTGCCCGATGGCAGCAGCAAGCATCGGATCAAAGCCGCTTCCGAGTCCACCAAGATCGAGCTCGGTGTCTCCTTCTATATTTACCCCTTCAAGAGATAGTATTTGTACGTCTTTGACTACGTCTGTTATTTCTGATAACTTAATTTTCTTTGTCATGTAACCCTCACTTTATCCGTAAGTTTTTCGTTTGGTAAGTGACTATATAAATAAAGTATAAATACAGATTTTACGATTCGACATGAAAGTACAGGTTTTGTTGCAAAAATTCTGAAAGTTAACAACTCTAATCACCTATAAAATGGTACATAAAAGTATCAATTATAGCCTTCCTTGTGCGAGAAGAAAATTTTTGCAACACAACCGGGATTTGGGACCCCAATGAAGGACCCCTGTGTTGTTTCGATTCATTTTCTATGTTTATTCAATCCTTGAGGCAAAGTTCTGGAATGTTTTTCTTTTGGTGAAGTTTCTGGCTTATGTAGTTGATACTGATTTCTCAATACCTTTGCATTAGTTCTCAAGGTGGTAGTAATGCTCTGTCAAATTGTTTGACATCTTTACTTCCAAGCACTGCTTATAGAAGTTACTTTATATAAATATAACAAAAATGATAACAAGTTTGAGCTTTATGAGTAAAATAAACACATTATAGGTATTTTTGACCAATCCCACCCATCTGGCTCTTATTGGACCTTGGCAAAGCAGTCAAGACTATTTTCCTTTGTAAATATCTGCACTCATAAGAGTTACACCGGGAAACAAATGAAGGCCTGAATGTTAGGTCGTCCATCATTATGCGGTTGATGTTTCCATGATTAATTATCCAGTGCTAGAAATTTCTTATGTTTCGTGCATAAAGCTTGCTTAACCTTATTGAATTGCACAAAAGGCATGATGCACCACTAAAAGTGTTTTGGAAATAACATCAACTAACTAATAATATGCGAACTGCTTCTATTAATTGACTATAAATAATAAAAAAGAAAA contains these protein-coding regions:
- a CDS encoding helix-turn-helix domain-containing protein, coding for MPSLYRVYPSKDQKRLIKAHFGACRFVYEPIPKATLLLIIGNSQNYFHDHELD